Proteins encoded within one genomic window of Gadus macrocephalus chromosome 18, ASM3116895v1:
- the snx11 gene encoding sorting nexin-11 isoform X2 has translation MIENQEDDEFIAVRVQDPRVQNEGSWNSHVDYKIFLHTNSKSFTAKTSCVRRRYSEFVWLKKKLQKNSGLVPVPGLPNKSFFSFSNEDFLERRRTGLQSFLDQVLHMTVCLSDSQLHLFMQTQLPVRHIEDCVQGHTPYTVTDAILTYASSNRGFAQAQEEDLQKERGSSVVSYESMESPSPHLPSQQPNGDTLQAILETPDAADARRMVCHSERSSLQVLQQDHHLEAILQPHPPPAASFYVGSSLGEGPSLGSPPEAAPAGRIQASVEVHSPMGEAAAPDFREELEDVEEVEECLAEMQPTEEVVARAPSVPVDGVCTDSQEEEVEPQEGEQQAGVVEQQAGVVEQQEGGLVEQEVVAKQVEVEQEEEMKQEVVAEQQQQQEEVVEEVALLEPQEVENEVEKQEHGYGDSGEVVVVEEEAEKEGVHVNGTGDSGEMVEEEKEEEEEQQQQQRVNGIDDSGDHTEAVCGAGGLLDHVVSEQEEGDEEEEKETKVNYEQQVLQQTSRAEQEHDPERLLSPEEPGVEAGSASEEPLGPPDDRAGEGPHQDGACGGAEGSTVDLETETSGTALHAVYPVSQSERRADGAIREGHAPPDRSPVSQEEDLEMSVDADAQDEDTGSLVSLDGIHPTVDPEDAIRNLNGHLEESAEEVAPSTGAEDSSVCESRKTTRSVDNLFWSEAGDARPVPDEALDLCPTPGALGAGEAPELDATA, from the exons ATGATCGAGAATCAAGAAGACGAT GAATTCATTGCGGTGAGGGTCCAAGACCCGCGGGTTCAGAATGAAGGCTCCTGGAACTCTCACGTGGATTACAAGATCTTCCTCCAT ACCAACAGCAAGTCCTTCACCGCCAAGACCTCATGTGTGCGACGGCGCTACAGCGAGTTTGTGTGGCTCAAGAAGAAGCTGCAGAAGAACTCTGGTCTCGT GCCCGTCCCAGGCCTGCCAAACAagtccttcttctccttcagcaACGAGGACTtcctggagaggaggaggacgggccTCCAGAGCTTCTTGGACCA GGTGCTCCACATGACGGTGTGCCTCTCGGACAGCCAGCTGCACCTCTTCATGCAGACCCAGCTGCCCGTGCGCCACATCGAGGACTGCGTCCAGGGCCACACCCCCTACACCGTGACGGACGCCATCCTCACCTACGCCTCGTCCAATCGGGGCTTCGCCCAGGCCCAGGAGGAGGACCTGCAGAAGGAGCGGGGTTCCAGCGTGGTCTCCTACGAGTCCATGGAAAG CCCGTCCCCGCATCTCCCCTCCCAGCAGCCCAACGGGGACACCCTGCAGGCCATCCTGGAGACCCCCGATGCGGCCGACGCCCGGCGGATGGTCTGCCACTCGGAGAGGTCGTCGCTGCAGGTCCTCCAGCAGGACCACCACCTGGAGGCCATCCTCCAGCCGCACCCCCCGCCCGCCGCCTCCTTCTACGTGGGGAGCAGCCTCGGCGAGGGGCCCTCCCTAGGGAGTCCCCCCGAGGCCGCGCCCGCCGGACGGATACAAGCGTCGGTGGAGGTGCACTCGCCCATGGGAGAGGCCGCCGCGCCCGACTtcagggaggagctggaggacgtggaggaggtggaggag TGTCTGGCTGAAATGCAGCCGACGGAAGAAGTGGTGGCCAGGGCTCCAAGTGTCCCTGTAGACGGTGTGTGTACCGACAgccaggaggaagaggtggagccaCAGGAGGGGGAGCAGCAGGCAGGGGTGGTGGAGCAGCAGGCAGGGGTGGTGGAGCAGCAGGAAGGG gggctggtggagcaggaggtggtggccaagcaggtggaggtggagcaggaggaggagatgaagcagGAGGTTgtggcagagcagcagcagcagcaggaggaggtggtggaggaggtggcgtTGTTGGAGCCACAGGAGGTGGAGAatgaggtggagaagcaggagcATGGGTATGGTGACtcgggagaggtggtggtggtggaggaggaggcggagaaggaggGGGTGCATGTGAATGGGACTGGCGACTCGGGAGAGAtggtggaggaagagaaggaggaggaggaggagcagcagcagcagcagcgtgtgAATGGGATCGATGACTCTGGAGACCACACTGAAGCGGTCTGCGGTGCCGGCGGGCTCCTGGACCATGTCGTCTCAGAGCAGGAGgaaggtgatgaggaggaggagaaagaaactAAGGTGAACTATGAGCAGCAGGTCCTCCAACAAACCTCCCGGGCTGAGCAGGAACACGACCCCGAGCGCCTCTTGAGTCCTGAGGAGCCCGGTGTGGAAGCAGGCAGCGCTTCAGAGGAGCCTCTTGGCCCCCCTGACGACCGCGCTGGAGAAGGCCCTCATCAGGACGGGGCGTGCGGAGGAGCAGAGGGCAGTACGGTGGATCTGGAGACGGAGACCAGCGGCACAGCGCTCCACGCTGTGTACCCCGTGTCCCAGTCTGAACGCCGTGCCGATGGCGCGATCCGGGAGGGACATGCTCCCCCGGACCGGAGCCCAGTCTCACAGGAAGAGGATTTAGAGATGTCCGTTGACGCCGACGCTCAAGATGAGGACACAGGATCTCTGGTGTCTTTAGATGGGATCCACCCAACGGTCGACCCCGAGGACGCCATCCGGAACTTGAACGGCCACTTGGAAGAGTCCGCCGAAGAAGTGGCGCCCTCTACGGGAGCGGAGGACTCGAGCGTTTGTGAGTCACGCAAGACCACGCGCTCTGTGGacaatttgttttggtccgAGGCGGGCGACGCCCGACCGGTGCCGGACGAGGCCCTGGACCTCTGCCCGACCCCCGGGGCCCTCGGGGCGGGAGAGGCTCCAGAGCTCGACGCCACTGCGTGA
- the snx11 gene encoding sorting nexin-11 isoform X1, translated as MIENQEDDEFIAVRVQDPRVQNEGSWNSHVDYKIFLHTNSKSFTAKTSCVRRRYSEFVWLKKKLQKNSGLVPVPGLPNKSFFSFSNEDFLERRRTGLQSFLDQVLHMTVCLSDSQLHLFMQTQLPVRHIEDCVQGHTPYTVTDAILTYASSNRGFAQAQEEDLQKERGSSVVSYESMESPSPHLPSQQPNGDTLQAILETPDAADARRMVCHSERSSLQVLQQDHHLEAILQPHPPPAASFYVGSSLGEGPSLGSPPEAAPAGRIQASVEVHSPMGEAAAPDFREELEDVEEVEEVEENGCGAAEECLAEMQPTEEVVARAPSVPVDGVCTDSQEEEVEPQEGEQQAGVVEQQAGVVEQQEGGLVEQEVVAKQVEVEQEEEMKQEVVAEQQQQQEEVVEEVALLEPQEVENEVEKQEHGYGDSGEVVVVEEEAEKEGVHVNGTGDSGEMVEEEKEEEEEQQQQQRVNGIDDSGDHTEAVCGAGGLLDHVVSEQEEGDEEEEKETKVNYEQQVLQQTSRAEQEHDPERLLSPEEPGVEAGSASEEPLGPPDDRAGEGPHQDGACGGAEGSTVDLETETSGTALHAVYPVSQSERRADGAIREGHAPPDRSPVSQEEDLEMSVDADAQDEDTGSLVSLDGIHPTVDPEDAIRNLNGHLEESAEEVAPSTGAEDSSVCESRKTTRSVDNLFWSEAGDARPVPDEALDLCPTPGALGAGEAPELDATA; from the exons ATGATCGAGAATCAAGAAGACGAT GAATTCATTGCGGTGAGGGTCCAAGACCCGCGGGTTCAGAATGAAGGCTCCTGGAACTCTCACGTGGATTACAAGATCTTCCTCCAT ACCAACAGCAAGTCCTTCACCGCCAAGACCTCATGTGTGCGACGGCGCTACAGCGAGTTTGTGTGGCTCAAGAAGAAGCTGCAGAAGAACTCTGGTCTCGT GCCCGTCCCAGGCCTGCCAAACAagtccttcttctccttcagcaACGAGGACTtcctggagaggaggaggacgggccTCCAGAGCTTCTTGGACCA GGTGCTCCACATGACGGTGTGCCTCTCGGACAGCCAGCTGCACCTCTTCATGCAGACCCAGCTGCCCGTGCGCCACATCGAGGACTGCGTCCAGGGCCACACCCCCTACACCGTGACGGACGCCATCCTCACCTACGCCTCGTCCAATCGGGGCTTCGCCCAGGCCCAGGAGGAGGACCTGCAGAAGGAGCGGGGTTCCAGCGTGGTCTCCTACGAGTCCATGGAAAG CCCGTCCCCGCATCTCCCCTCCCAGCAGCCCAACGGGGACACCCTGCAGGCCATCCTGGAGACCCCCGATGCGGCCGACGCCCGGCGGATGGTCTGCCACTCGGAGAGGTCGTCGCTGCAGGTCCTCCAGCAGGACCACCACCTGGAGGCCATCCTCCAGCCGCACCCCCCGCCCGCCGCCTCCTTCTACGTGGGGAGCAGCCTCGGCGAGGGGCCCTCCCTAGGGAGTCCCCCCGAGGCCGCGCCCGCCGGACGGATACAAGCGTCGGTGGAGGTGCACTCGCCCATGGGAGAGGCCGCCGCGCCCGACTtcagggaggagctggaggacgtggaggaggtggaggaggtggaggagaacggCTGTGGAGCGGCGGAGGAGTGTCTGGCTGAAATGCAGCCGACGGAAGAAGTGGTGGCCAGGGCTCCAAGTGTCCCTGTAGACGGTGTGTGTACCGACAgccaggaggaagaggtggagccaCAGGAGGGGGAGCAGCAGGCAGGGGTGGTGGAGCAGCAGGCAGGGGTGGTGGAGCAGCAGGAAGGG gggctggtggagcaggaggtggtggccaagcaggtggaggtggagcaggaggaggagatgaagcagGAGGTTgtggcagagcagcagcagcagcaggaggaggtggtggaggaggtggcgtTGTTGGAGCCACAGGAGGTGGAGAatgaggtggagaagcaggagcATGGGTATGGTGACtcgggagaggtggtggtggtggaggaggaggcggagaaggaggGGGTGCATGTGAATGGGACTGGCGACTCGGGAGAGAtggtggaggaagagaaggaggaggaggaggagcagcagcagcagcagcgtgtgAATGGGATCGATGACTCTGGAGACCACACTGAAGCGGTCTGCGGTGCCGGCGGGCTCCTGGACCATGTCGTCTCAGAGCAGGAGgaaggtgatgaggaggaggagaaagaaactAAGGTGAACTATGAGCAGCAGGTCCTCCAACAAACCTCCCGGGCTGAGCAGGAACACGACCCCGAGCGCCTCTTGAGTCCTGAGGAGCCCGGTGTGGAAGCAGGCAGCGCTTCAGAGGAGCCTCTTGGCCCCCCTGACGACCGCGCTGGAGAAGGCCCTCATCAGGACGGGGCGTGCGGAGGAGCAGAGGGCAGTACGGTGGATCTGGAGACGGAGACCAGCGGCACAGCGCTCCACGCTGTGTACCCCGTGTCCCAGTCTGAACGCCGTGCCGATGGCGCGATCCGGGAGGGACATGCTCCCCCGGACCGGAGCCCAGTCTCACAGGAAGAGGATTTAGAGATGTCCGTTGACGCCGACGCTCAAGATGAGGACACAGGATCTCTGGTGTCTTTAGATGGGATCCACCCAACGGTCGACCCCGAGGACGCCATCCGGAACTTGAACGGCCACTTGGAAGAGTCCGCCGAAGAAGTGGCGCCCTCTACGGGAGCGGAGGACTCGAGCGTTTGTGAGTCACGCAAGACCACGCGCTCTGTGGacaatttgttttggtccgAGGCGGGCGACGCCCGACCGGTGCCGGACGAGGCCCTGGACCTCTGCCCGACCCCCGGGGCCCTCGGGGCGGGAGAGGCTCCAGAGCTCGACGCCACTGCGTGA